A genomic window from Megalobrama amblycephala isolate DHTTF-2021 linkage group LG2, ASM1881202v1, whole genome shotgun sequence includes:
- the LOC125262968 gene encoding trace amine-associated receptor 13c-like, whose translation MAYETEKHETQYCFPAINSSCIKGKRSRHEHNIMYVFFSLLSAWTVFVNLLVIISISHFKKLHTPTNLIILSLAVADLLVGLIVMPADAIKLIETCWYFGDSLCDLFMIIMALLLSTSFCNLVLIAVDRYVAVCHPLLYPHKITTTRTLISICLCWFFSFAYNLAYMINGRNFESSQRTDTCYGKCYLIIGFSWRVVDLFFSFLFPLTVIITLYLRIFYVVHQQVKVINSLMKGGKFVKEGSLRRKSESKAALTLGIIVTAYLTCYIPYYILSLTSSTIISSATMTFLLWTIYANSGLNPIIYALFYPWFKISVKHILTLKIVKPASSLLDIFTYYS comes from the coding sequence ATGGCCTATGAGACAGAGAAACATGAGACTCAATACTGCTTTCCTGCCATCAACTCATCATGTATCAAGGGAAAACGCTCCAGACATGAACACAATATCATGTATGTGTTTTTTTCATTGCTGTCAGCATGGACTGTGTTTGTGAACCTGCTGGTGATCATCTCCATCTCTCACTTCAAGAAGCTTCACACTCCAACCAACCTGATTATTCTCTCTCTGGCTGTGGCCGACCTGCTTGTTGGACTTATTGTGATGCCTGCGGATGCAATTAAGTTGATTGAGACATGCTGGTACTTTGGAGACAGTTTGTGTGACCTGTTTATGATAATCATGGCTCTGCTCCTCTCAACATCTTTTtgtaatttagttttaattgcCGTTGATCGTTATGTGGCTGTGTGTCACCCTTTACTGTACCCACATAAAATAACCACAACTAGAACATTAATAAGCATCTGTCTCTGCTGGTTTTTCTCCTTTGCCTACAATCTTGCCTATATGATTAATGGCAGAAATTTTGAAAGTTCACAAAGAACAGACACATGTTATGGAAAGTGCTATTTAATAATAGGTTTTTCATGGAGAGTTGTTGACCTGTTCTTTTCATTCTTGTTTCCTTTGACTGTGATCATAACTTTGTATTTGAGGATATTTTATGTTGTACATCAGCAAGTGAAAGTTATAAACTCTCTGATGAAGGGTGGTAAATTTGTAAAGGAAGGTTCATTGAGGAGGAAATCTGAGAGCAAAGCTGCTCTGACATTAGGAATCATTGTGACAGCTTATCTGACATGTTATATTCCATACTATATCTTGTCTTTAACAAGTAGTACAATAATCTCTTCTGCTACAATGACATTTCTACTATGGACTATATATGCTAACTCAGGCCTGAATCCTATTATCTATGCTTTATTTTACCCTTGGTTTAAAATATCAGTTAAACACATCTTAACTCTTAAAATAGTGAAGCCAGCATCCTCTCTCTtagacatatttacatattattcatga
- the LOC125262969 gene encoding trace amine-associated receptor 13c-like, translating to MAYETEDHETQYCFPAINSSCIKGKRSRHEYNIMYVFFSLLSAWTVFVNLLVIISISHFKKLHTPTNLIILSLAVADLFIGLIVMPVDAIKLIETCWYFGDILCDLFMIIMGLLLSTSICNLVLIAIDRYVAVCHPLLYPQKITTTRTSISICLCWFFSFAYSLAYMINVKNVESSQRTDSCYGKCYLIIGFSLIVVDLFFTFLFPLTVIISLYLRIFYVVHQQVKVINSLMKGGKCVMERSVRRKSESKAALTLGIIVAAYLLCYIPYYILSLTSSTIISSATMTFLLWTIYANSSLNPVVYALFYPWFKISVKHILTLKIVKPASSLLDIFIYYS from the coding sequence ATGGCCTATGAGACAGAGGATCATGAGACTCAATACTGCTTTCCTGCCATCAACTCATCATGTATCAAGGGAAAACGCTCCAGACATGAATACAATATCATGTATGTGTTTTTTTCATTGCTGTCAGCATGGACTGTGTTTGTGAACCTGCTGGTGATCATCTCCATCTCTCACTTCAAGAAGCTTCACACTCCAACAAACCTGATCATTCTCTCTCTGGCTGTGGCCGACCTGTTTATTGGACTTATTGTGATGCCTGTAGATGCCATAAAGCTGATTGAGACATGTTGGTACTTTGGAGACATTTTGTGTGACCTGTTTATGATAATCATGGGACTGCTCCTCTCAACATCTATTtgtaatttagttttaattgcAATTGATCGTTATGTGGCTGTGTGTCACCCTTTACTGTACCCACAAAAAATAACCACAACTAGAACCTCAATAAGCATCTGTCTCTGCTGGTTTTTCTCTTTTGCCTACAGTCTTGCCTATATGATTAATGTCAAAAATGTTGAAAGTTCACAAAGAACAGACTCATGCTATGGAAAGTGCTATTTAATAATAGGTTTTTCATTGATAGTTGTTGACCTGTTCTTTACTTTCTTGTTTCCTTTGACTGTGATCATATCTTTATATTTGAGGATATTTTATGTTGTACATCAGCAAGTGAAAGTTATAAACTCTCTGATGAAGGGTGGTAAATGTGTAATGGAGAGATCAGTGAGGAGGAAATCTGAGAGCAAAGCTGCTCTGACATTAGGAATTATTGTGGCAGCTTATCTGCTATGCTATATTCCATACTATATCTTGTCTTTAACAAGTAGTACAATAATCTCTTCTGCTACAATGACATTTTTACTATGGACTATATATGCTAACTCAAGCCTGAATCCTGTTGTCTATGCTTTATTTTACCCTTGGTTTAAAATATCAGTTAAACACATCTTAACTCTTAAAATAGTGAAGCCAGCATCCTCTCTCttagatatatttatatattattcatGA
- the LOC125262303 gene encoding uncharacterized protein LOC125262303, giving the protein MGNLTLSDMGATTYQPVVPGPRKYPFAFPATQAHPHQLYGPDACGFPPPPTPKELQELLTPAAMPLPAHHMTVPISPRFSAVPAYSSPPALAPKTEPNLQPVAPYTGSEFVYRGPAPTIPKFSRPDPGEFARLRIALENLLPPDGTELFKYQILVDHLKLEEARMIADAYLNSPTPFTDTMAALHEKFGQPHQLALRRIAIVLESPDIKRGDISAFQRFALQVQSLVGLLRTLGRDGELELSCGSYVARLLSKLPPEQRAEFRRHMFRQPGTAPNLVDLSNWLRYETWCHSYDAEPMSKISHSKSDSGKRTVTVLHGVGESQSETSIPRKGPVSQTKPVKVKRYCPFCDKTEHYLSQCASFAKLTSDQVRTWIRSNNRCWRCARAHHAAQCDLKNPCNICQGTHLRPLHEVNVNPSHKEDSANVEKSCLTNSSPYRFFLDKPSVGGRVMLKVVPVNLHYEDRTLDTYALLDDGSERTILLSTAVKALGIRGVPEDLPLWTVRDDIQVLHDCSISFQISPLCKPQTCYKINHAFTADRLYLSRQSYPVEQLQQKYRHLRGLPIRTLTDSQPLLLIGSDQPHLITPTEPVRWGGPGAPAAVHTRLGWTL; this is encoded by the coding sequence ATGGGCAACCTCACGCTGTCTGACATGGGCGCTACTACTTACCAGCCTGTGGTGCCAGGGCCTAGAAAATATCCTTTTGCTTTCCCAGCTACACAAGCACACCCTCATCAGCTTTATGGTCCTGATGCTTGTGGATTTCCTCCTCCTCCTACACCTAAAGAGCTTCAGGAGTTGCTAACACCTGCGGCCATGCCCTTGCCTGCCCACCACATGACAGTGCCCATTTCCCCACGATTCAGTGCGGTGCCAGCTTATTCAAGTCCTCCAGCCTTAGCACCGAAGACAGAGCCCAATCTACAACCTGTAGCACCTTATACTGGGTCTGAATTCGTGTACAGAGGACCTGCTCCTACGATCCCTAAGTTCAGTCGTCCTGATCCGGGTGAGTTCGCTCGACTCCGGATAGCTTTGGAGAACTTGCTCCCTCCGGACGGGACTGAACTTTTTAAATACCAGATCTTAGTGGATCACCTTAAGCTTGAGGAAGCCAGAATGATAGCAGATGCTTACTTGAACTCACCAACTCCATTCACTGATACAATGGCCGCGCTCCATGAGAAATTCGGCCAACCGCATCAGTTAGCCTTAAGGAGAATTGCTATTGTCCTTGAGAGTCCTGACATAAAACGAGGTGATATCTCTGCCTTCCAGAGGTTCGCTCTCCAGGTGCAGTCACTAGTGGGCCTACTGAGAACCCTGGGACGTGATGGTGAATTGGAGCTGAGTTGTGGGTCCTATGTCGCACGACTGCTAAGTAAGCTTCCCCCTGAGCAGCGTGCTGAGTTTCGTCGACATATGTTCCGCCAACCTGGTACAGCCCCTAATCTGGTTGACCTTTCGAACTGGCTCCGTTATGAAACCTGGTGCCACAGTTATGATGCTGAGCCGATGTCTAAGATCTCGCACAGTAAGTCAGACTCTGGGAAGAGAACTGTGACCGTCCTGCATGGTGTTGGAGAATCCCAGAGTGAAACTTCCATCCCTCGGAAGGGTCCTGTTTCACAAACCAAGCCGGTTAAAGTGAAACGTTATTGTCCTTTCTGTGACAAGACCGAGCATTACCTGAGCCAGTGTGCATCCTTTGCTAAGCTTACCTCCGATCAGGTCAGGACATGGATTCGTAGCAACAACCGTTGTTGGCGCTGCGCCAGGGCACACCATGCCGCTCAATGTGACCTAAAGAATCCCTGCAACATCTGTCAAGGCACCCATCTCCGCCCGCTCCATGAGGTGAATGTGAATCCATCCCACAAAGAGGATTCAGCCAATGTGGAGAAGAGCTGCCTGACAAATTCCTCTCCCTATCGTTTCTTCCTTGATAAACCCTCTGTCGGAGGACGAGTTATGCTCAAAGTGGTTCCTGTGAATTTACATTATGAAGATCGCACCCTGGACACCTATGCTCTTCTTGATGACGGCTCAGAGAGGACTATTCTCCTCTCCACTGCAGTTAAGGCCCTGGGCATTCGGGGTGTCCCTGAAGATCTTCCTTTGTGGACAGTGAGGGATGATATTCAGGTCCTTCATGATTGCTCAATATCCTTTCAGATATCTCCCCTCTGTAAACCTCAGACCTGTTATAAAATCAATCATGCCTTTACTGCAGACCGTCTGTACTTGTCACGCCAGTCTTACCCTGTAGAACAACTACAACAGAAGTATAGACATTTGCGGGGTCTCCCAATCCGTACACTTACGGATAGCCAACCTTTACTTCTCATTGGTTCTGATCAGCCCCACCTCATAACTCCGACAGAGCCTGTTCGATGGGGCGGCCCGGGCGCGCCAGCCGCAGTTCACACACGCCTAGGATGGACCCTATAG